One window from the genome of Leucobacter aridicollis encodes:
- a CDS encoding response regulator transcription factor, whose protein sequence is MTAETLTRQDGTMVRALVVDDEESITQLIAMALRYEGWEVRSAASGEEALQAVAEFQPDVAVFDIMLPDFDGMRLLSQVRAKGEIFPVLFLTALDSVEERVAGLTAGGDDYVVKPFSLEELLARLRGLVRRSQLRLASQPNPILRVGDLELNEDSYEVSRGGELMQLTNTEFELLRYLMRNSGRVLSKAQILDRVWSYDFDGKPTVVELYISYLRRKIDAGRPAMIHTVRGAGYMLKPAD, encoded by the coding sequence ATGACTGCCGAGACGCTCACGAGACAAGATGGAACAATGGTGCGCGCCCTCGTCGTGGACGATGAGGAGTCGATAACCCAACTCATTGCGATGGCACTTCGCTACGAGGGGTGGGAGGTGCGCTCTGCCGCATCCGGAGAAGAAGCGCTTCAGGCAGTCGCAGAGTTTCAGCCAGATGTTGCTGTCTTTGACATCATGCTCCCCGATTTCGACGGAATGCGGCTCCTCTCTCAGGTGCGCGCGAAAGGTGAGATCTTCCCGGTCCTCTTCTTGACTGCCCTCGACTCTGTCGAAGAGCGGGTCGCCGGCCTCACCGCTGGCGGCGACGACTACGTCGTCAAGCCGTTCAGCCTCGAAGAGCTCCTCGCCAGGCTTCGCGGCCTTGTGCGCCGCTCGCAACTACGTCTCGCGTCGCAACCCAACCCAATTCTCCGGGTCGGCGACCTCGAGCTCAACGAAGATAGCTATGAGGTGTCGCGTGGCGGCGAGCTGATGCAGCTGACGAATACCGAGTTCGAGCTGCTGCGCTACCTCATGCGCAACTCTGGGCGTGTGCTGTCGAAGGCGCAGATCCTTGACCGTGTGTGGAGCTACGACTTCGACGGGAAGCCGACTGTCGTCGAGTTGTACATCTCGTACCTCAGGCGAAAGATCGACGCCGGGCGTCCGGCCATGATCCACACCGTGCGCGGTGCCGGATACATGCTGAAGC